In a genomic window of Staphylococcus taiwanensis:
- the prfB gene encoding peptide chain release factor 2 (programmed frameshift) — protein MELSEIKRKLDEYNENLTQIRGSLDLENKETNIQEYEEMMTEPDFWDDQNKAQEVIDKNNALKSVVNGYHDLNNEVEDMTATWELLQEEFDEDMKGDLEQEVTAFKEKVDQFELQLLLDGPHDANNAILELHPGAGGTESQDWASMLLRMYQRYGEQQGFKVETVDYLPGDEAGVKSVTLLIKGHNAYGYLKAEKGVHRLVRISPFDSSGRRHTSFASCDVIPEFNNDEIEIEINPDDITVDTFRASGAGGQHINKTESAIRITHHPTGIVVNNQNERSQIKNREAAMKMLKAKLYQLKLEEQEREMAEIRGEQKEIGWGSQIRSYVFHPYSMVKDHRTNEETGKVDAVMDGEIGPFIEAYLRQSMTHSEG, from the exons ATGGAATTATCGGAAATCAAACGTAAACTTGATGAGTATAACGAAAATTTAACACAAATTAGGGGGTCTCTT GACTTAGAAAATAAAGAGACAAATATCCAGGAATATGAAGAGATGATGACAGAGCCAGATTTCTGGGATGATCAAAACAAAGCACAAGAAGTTATTGATAAGAATAATGCGTTGAAATCTGTAGTTAATGGTTATCATGATTTAAATAATGAAGTCGAAGATATGACTGCGACATGGGAATTATTGCAAGAAGAATTTGATGAAGATATGAAAGGTGACTTGGAACAAGAAGTGACTGCTTTTAAAGAAAAAGTTGATCAATTCGAATTGCAATTATTATTAGATGGACCCCATGATGCGAATAATGCAATTCTTGAGTTACATCCTGGCGCTGGCGGTACTGAATCACAGGATTGGGCGAGCATGTTATTGCGTATGTATCAACGCTATGGCGAACAACAAGGTTTCAAAGTTGAAACGGTAGATTATTTACCAGGTGATGAAGCTGGCGTTAAAAGTGTAACACTCTTAATTAAAGGACATAACGCCTATGGTTATTTGAAAGCTGAAAAAGGTGTTCATAGATTAGTTAGAATTTCACCATTTGATTCATCAGGACGACGTCATACGTCATTCGCATCTTGTGATGTTATTCCAGAATTTAATAATGACGAAATTGAAATTGAGATTAATCCTGATGATATTACAGTTGATACATTTAGAGCATCTGGTGCAGGTGGACAACATATCAATAAAACAGAATCTGCTATTCGAATAACACACCATCCAACAGGTATCGTAGTAAATAACCAAAACGAACGTTCTCAAATTAAAAACCGTGAAGCAGCCATGAAAATGTTGAAAGCTAAGCTATATCAATTGAAATTAGAAGAGCAAGAACGTGAAATGGCTGAAATACGTGGTGAACAAAAAGAGATTGGTTGGGGAAGTCAAATCAGATCATATGTATTCCATCCCTATTCAATGGTAAAAGATCATCGTACCAATGAGGAAACTGGTAAAGTTGATGCTGTCATGGATGGCGAAATAGGACCATTTATCGAAGCTTATCTAAGACAATCCATGACACATAGTGAAGGATAA
- the secA gene encoding preprotein translocase subunit SecA: MGFLSKIADGNKKETKRLGKIADEVLALEEDMAILTDEEIKNKTKQFQQEVQDIEDVKKQNDYLDKILPQAYALVREGSKRVFNMTPYKVQVMGGIAIHKGDIAEMRTGEGKTLTATMPTYLNALAGRGVHVITVNEYLSSVQSEEMAELYEFLGLTVGLNLNSKSTTEKREAYAQDITYSTNNELGFDYLRDNMVNYAEERVMRPLHFAIIDEVDSILIDEARTPLIISGEAEKSTSLYTQANVFAKMLKAEDDYKYDEKTKAVHLTEQGADKAERMFKIENLYDVQNVEVISHINTALKAHVTLQRDVDYMVVDGEVLIVDQFTGRTMPGRRFSEGLHQAIEAKEGVKIQNESKTMASITFQNYFRMYNKLAGMTGTAKTEEEEFRNIYNMTVTQIPTNKPVQRDDKSDLIYISQKGKFDAVVEDVVEKHKQGQPVLLGTVAVETSEYISNLLKKRGIRHDVLNAKNHEREAEIVANAGQKGAVTIATNMAGRGTDIKLGEGVEEIGGLAVIGTERHESRRIDDQLRGRSGRQGDKGDSRFYLSLQDELMVRFGSERLQKMMNRLGMDDSTPIESKMVSRAVESAQKRVEGNNFDARKRILEYDEVLRKQREIIYTERNNVIDSEDSSQLVNAMLRATLQRGVNYHINEEDDDPDYVPFINYVNDVFLQEGDLTEEEIKGKDSEDIFEIVWSKIEKGYESQKEKIGDQMPEFERMILLRSIDTHWTDHIDTMDQLRQGIHLRSYAQQNPLRDYQNEGHELFDMMMQNIEEDTSKFILKSVIQVDEDIEREKTTDFGTAQHVSAEDGKEKAKKQPVVKGDKIGRNDPCPCGSGKKYKNCHGREE, from the coding sequence ATGGGATTTTTATCAAAAATTGCTGATGGCAATAAAAAAGAAACTAAACGTCTAGGTAAAATAGCCGATGAAGTACTCGCATTAGAGGAAGATATGGCTATCTTAACTGATGAAGAAATTAAAAATAAAACCAAACAGTTTCAACAAGAAGTTCAAGACATAGAAGATGTGAAAAAACAAAATGATTATTTAGATAAGATTTTGCCTCAAGCGTATGCCCTTGTACGCGAAGGGTCAAAACGTGTCTTTAATATGACACCATATAAAGTACAAGTTATGGGTGGTATTGCGATTCATAAAGGTGATATCGCCGAAATGAGAACTGGTGAAGGTAAAACTTTGACAGCAACGATGCCTACTTATCTTAATGCACTTGCTGGTCGTGGTGTACACGTCATCACAGTCAATGAATACTTATCAAGTGTGCAAAGTGAAGAAATGGCTGAGTTATATGAATTTTTAGGTTTAACAGTAGGCTTGAATTTAAACAGTAAATCAACTACAGAAAAACGTGAAGCTTACGCTCAAGACATTACCTATAGTACTAACAACGAATTAGGCTTCGATTATTTAAGAGATAACATGGTCAACTATGCGGAAGAACGCGTAATGAGACCATTACATTTTGCGATTATTGATGAGGTCGACTCAATTTTAATTGATGAAGCAAGAACACCATTAATTATCTCTGGAGAAGCGGAAAAATCTACTTCTTTATATACACAAGCTAATGTATTCGCTAAAATGCTAAAAGCTGAAGATGACTATAAATATGATGAAAAAACAAAAGCAGTACATTTAACTGAGCAAGGTGCAGATAAAGCGGAACGCATGTTCAAAATTGAAAATTTATATGACGTACAAAATGTCGAAGTCATTAGCCACATTAATACTGCATTGAAAGCACATGTAACGTTACAAAGAGACGTCGACTACATGGTAGTTGATGGCGAAGTACTAATCGTGGACCAATTTACTGGACGTACAATGCCTGGTCGTCGTTTCTCTGAAGGGCTTCACCAAGCAATAGAAGCTAAAGAAGGCGTGAAGATTCAAAATGAATCTAAAACAATGGCGTCAATCACATTCCAAAACTATTTCCGTATGTATAACAAATTAGCTGGTATGACAGGTACTGCAAAAACGGAAGAAGAGGAATTCCGCAATATTTATAATATGACGGTTACACAAATTCCAACTAATAAACCTGTTCAACGTGATGACAAATCTGACTTAATCTACATCAGTCAAAAAGGTAAATTTGATGCTGTAGTTGAAGATGTTGTTGAAAAACATAAACAAGGACAACCCGTACTATTAGGTACAGTTGCAGTTGAAACTAGTGAATATATTTCTAACTTACTTAAAAAACGTGGTATTCGTCATGATGTATTAAATGCGAAAAACCATGAACGTGAAGCTGAAATTGTAGCAAACGCTGGACAAAAAGGCGCAGTTACTATTGCGACAAACATGGCTGGACGTGGTACAGATATTAAACTTGGCGAAGGCGTTGAAGAAATTGGTGGTCTTGCTGTAATTGGTACTGAACGCCATGAATCACGTCGTATCGATGACCAATTACGTGGTCGTTCTGGTCGTCAAGGTGATAAAGGTGATAGTCGTTTCTACTTATCATTACAAGATGAATTGATGGTACGATTTGGTTCAGAAAGATTACAAAAAATGATGAATCGTTTAGGTATGGATGATTCAACACCAATTGAATCTAAAATGGTATCACGTGCTGTAGAATCAGCTCAAAAACGTGTAGAAGGCAATAACTTTGATGCACGTAAACGTATTCTAGAATATGACGAAGTGTTACGTAAACAACGTGAGATTATTTATACTGAACGTAATAATGTGATTGACTCAGAAGATAGCTCACAATTAGTAAATGCAATGTTGCGTGCAACGTTACAACGTGGTGTAAACTATCATATCAATGAAGAAGACGATGACCCTGATTATGTACCATTTATTAACTACGTTAATGATGTCTTCTTACAAGAAGGAGATCTTACAGAAGAAGAAATTAAGGGTAAAGATTCAGAGGATATCTTCGAAATTGTATGGTCTAAAATTGAAAAAGGTTATGAAAGTCAAAAAGAAAAAATTGGCGATCAAATGCCTGAATTTGAACGAATGATTTTATTACGCTCAATTGATACACATTGGACAGACCACATCGATACAATGGACCAATTACGACAAGGTATCCATTTACGTTCATATGCACAACAAAATCCACTTCGAGATTATCAAAACGAAGGTCATGAGCTATTTGATATGATGATGCAAAATATTGAAGAAGATACATCTAAATTTATTCTTAAATCAGTTATACAAGTAGATGAAGACATCGAACGTGAAAAAACAACTGACTTCGGTACAGCACAACACGTATCAGCTGAGGATGGTAAAGAAAAAGCCAAAAAGCAACCTGTTGTTAAAGGCGATAAAATAGGACGTAATGATCCTTGTCCATGTGGTAGCGGCAAGAAATATAAAAATTGTCATGGCAGAGAAGAATAA